In Paenibacillus xylanilyticus, the genomic window AGCGCCGCTCGTTATAGGCCGAGTCTACCAGACCGCGACGTTTGTTCGTATTGCCAATGACCAGCTTATAAGAGCCTGTACGGAAAGGTACTTTCTCATATTCAAGCGTATCACACATTAGCAGAATGGCATGATCTTCTGCTCCGTTAGCTACGGCAAACTGATCCATAATGCCGCAGTTGACGCCAACGAACTCGTTTTCTGCTTTTTGGGACAGAAGTGACAACTGTACTGTATCGATCTCCGATACACCTCCCATGGATTGAATCGCGTATCCCGTAAGCACCTCCAGCGAAGCCGAAGAGGAGAGTCCGGCACCGTTCGGAATTTCACCGTGGTACAGGAAGTCATATCCTTTCGTTACCTTTAAGCCTTTAGCTTGCAGTTCAACCATGACACCAACTGGATAATCTGTCCACTCCCCTGTTTTCTCCTTGCCAATCGAGGATGTGTCCAGCACGCCTTCATAGGACATATTGGTGGAAGCCAGCTGTAATTTGTCGTCCTTCCGTTCCCGGATAACAAGTGTTGTACCGAATTCAAGTGCTGCCGGAAGCACGTACCCACCATTGTAGTCGATATGTTCCCCGATCAGATTGACACGTCCAGGAGCATGGAATACACGGAGATCCGCTTCACTCTCTCCGTACTTCTCAATAAACTTTTGTTTCAATTCATGTATGTTCATTGCTGCTGCACCTCATCTCAATGTTGTTGTTTTGTTAAGGTTATTATACAAGAAAGCGGTACCTCTTGAAATGCAACCATGTGTGTTTCATATGGATAAATGTGACCTTCCGTCATATAATGGAAAGAACACCACAGAAAGAAGGAACGGCGCATGATTGATCAACACAAGGAACATTCAGCAGTAGACCCGATAAAAAACATCCAGGAATCCTCGGGGAAAAGTGGAGCAAAAACGTACTCCGTTGCCTCCAATCCGGTCTATTATGAAAAGGGGCCATTACATGTCCTTTTTGCAGGCGCAAGCCAGACCCTTCCGGGTCATGCCCTTGGTCCAAAACTATACGATTATTATCTGCTTCATTATGTAGAAAAGGGCGCTGGTACATTCCGTACGGAACTCCATACCTACGAATTATCCGCAGGAGATTGTTTCCTCATTCATCCCGGGCAACTGGTAAGCTACCAGTCCGATGCCCGCCGCCCCTGGGAATATCGATGGATGGCCTACACAGGCAGTCAGGCTGGTAAACACACGGAAGAAGCGGGCTTTCGTCCGGAAAAATCCGTTTTTCATGCCGGACCTTCCTGCGGAATTGCTGACTGGCTATCCGTCATGCAAAATGCATTTGCAGAGCGCAAGGAAAGCTCTCATTTTACATCCATCGGTACGTTATATATGATTCTAGCCGAAGCCCAAAATCACCTTTCTCAGGGACAAACTCTGATTCCTGGTGAATCTTCGATTAGGCGGACGGTAAAACAGATGATCCAATACATGTCTACCCAATATGCTCACCCCGTCTCCATTGAACAGATGTCGGCCAGTCTTGGCTACAACCGTGCTTATCTATCCCGGATATTCAAGCAGGAAACCGGTCTATCTCCGGTCACGTATCTGCTCAAGCTCCGCATAGACAAGTCACGGCAGCTGCTGCGTGAACGTCCGGATCTGTCCATTGAGCAGGTATCCGCATCCGTAGGAATGCCAGATGCCCTTTATTTCTCCAAACAGTTCAAACGTTTCCATGGAGAAGCCCCGACTCTCTATCGGGAAAATATACTCTCCAGACCTCCAGCTTCGAGGCCCGGCATGACTCAACCAAACAAGTAATAACCCTTCAGGAAAAGTGGTAAGTGTTACGAAAAACTCCTCGTTACTAGGGCACCATGCATGATTGCAAATTAGTGAAAAAAAGAAGATGCATCTGCCATTACGGCTAACATGCACCTTCTTTTTTTCATTTATTATAGGTTCTTAGTCACATGCTTATTTGTCATGAGGTTCGGGACTAAGAATGGATTCAATCCGCTCCAGCTCTTCCGATGAGAAGTCCAGCTGATTGAGCGCGGCCACATTCTCCTCGATCTGCGATGTAAGGCTTGCACCGATCAATGCCGACGTTACCCTACCGCTTCGCAAAACCCAGGCCAGCGCGAACTGCGCCAGACTCTGACCACGAGCTGCAGCAATCTGATTGAGAGCACGAACTTTGCGCAGCGTCTCAGGTGAGATATTGTTCTCGTTCAAGAAAACGGACGGCCCTTTCGCACGAGAATCCTCCGGAATGCCGTTCAGATATTTGTTCGTCAGTACCCCTTGTGCCAAAGGACAAAATGCAATGCTGCCTGCACCATACTCATCCAGCACATCCTGCAGCCCATCTTCAATCCAGCGGTCCAGCATGGAATACTTCGGCTGGTGGATCAATAGAGGTGTACCCAGACCTTTCAGAATTTCTGCAGCCTCTCTCGTCTGCTCTGCCGGGTAATTGGAGATGCCCACGTACAGTGCCTTACCCGAACGAACAATATGGTCCAGAGCCATCATCGTTTCTTCAAGCGGTGTTTCCGGATCATATCGATGTGAATAGAAAATATCGACATAATCCAGCCCCATGCGCTTCAGACTCTGATTCAGGCTGGATACCAGGTACTTGCGGGAACCCCATTCGCCGTACGGTCCGGGCCACATATAATATCCCGCTTTGGTGGATATCACCAGTTCATCCCGATAGGGCTTCAGATCCTGGGCCAGCACCTGACCAAACAGCTGCTCTGCAGAACCTGCGGGCGGACCGTAATTGTTGGCAAGATCGAAATGCGTAATGCCCAGATCAAAGGATCGAGTAATCATGTTTCGACCGTTCTCCGCATTATTGATGCCGCCAAAATTATGCCAAAGTCCAAGTGAAATGGCCGGAAGTTTCAACCCTGAACGTCCAACCCGGTTATATTTCATCGTTTCATAGCGTGTATCGCTGGCTAAGTAGACCATCATGAATCCCTTCTTTCCCCAGGTTCCGCTTCCTGCACTCTGTTCGAGCGCGGGAGAAGGCGGTTATTTCAGACAAACCGTTTAACCAAGAAGCTGGTCCACCTTAATCATTACCTCGCCGATCGGCTCGGTAATCAGCAAATCTGCCTGCCGGTCATACGCCGTTGGCGTGGCATTCAGTAAGACGGTATGTTTTCCCCGAAAATACGTAATTAGCTGTGCAGCAGGATGGACGGTCAGCGAGGTACCGCCGACCAGCAGCAGATCAGCAGAAGAGATTGCGTCCACAGACTGGTATAGCGTGTTCTGGTCCAGTTCCTCTTCATAGAGCACAACGTCAGGCTTAATGACTCCATGACAAGCTGTACAGCGGGGAACCGCATCCTTCGACCGAATGATATCATCCAGCGGGTAGAAACGCCCGCAATCCATACAGGCATTCCGATGAACGGAACCATGCAATTCGAGTACGTTGGTGCTGCCTGCTTTTTGATGCAACCCGTCAATATTCTGGGTAATGACCGCCTTCAGCCGACCTTCCTGCTCCAAACGTGCAAGGAGCTTATGACAACCGTTGGGCTCGGCATCGGGATGAAGCATTTTGCCCCGATAGAAATCATAGAAAATATCGGCATGCTGATCGAAAAAGTGACGACTCAGCAGTTCCTCCGGCGGATAAGGGGAATGCTGCTCTGTCTGATATAGACCCGCGGCAGAGCGGAAGTCGGGAATCCCGCTTTCGGTCGACGTTCCTGCCCCTCCGAAAAATACAATATTCGAACTTTCCTGAATCCAGGAAGCCAGCTGTTCTACCCCGTTCATCCTCTCTCCTCCTTAGCGGAATAATCCCGTTCAGGCACCATCCGGACTCACCCGGATTTCATGATAATCCCCAATAACGACATCCGCATCCTGTAAATGTACTGCTTCCTTCCCAGGGGGACACACACCAATAACATGCGAAACTCCTGCATTCAGCCCCATCTGCATATCCCCGTTGCTATCACCTATAACGATGGCCTGGTTAGGATGAATATGTAATTCATGACATGCCAGCTTGGCAGTTTCGCCATTCGGCTTGCCTAAGGTAACGCGGTCACAGCCTACGATCGACGTAAAGAAAGATCGTATCCCCATCCATTCCAGATGCTCTTCTGCTGCGGACGTGCTGTCCGAGGTTACCACCGCCACCTTGATCGAAGCTGCTCGGCAGCTCTCCAAAAAAGAGACCAGTCCAGGCATAGGCTCAGCCTGCCGTTTGGAACGAACTTCCTGCATGGCTGAATTGGAGAGTTCACGGACTGTTGTGATCGCATCATTCCAGGGCATGCCTGCTGCATACAACTGTCCGGCCAGGAGCCCGGTACTCTCATCTACGGTAGCGATGGCCAGCGGACCCTGCCTGTCATAATCAATAATGTGTCCTTCGCGATCGTGGACTGTACCAAGTACCCTGCCTCTTTCCACCGTGAAACCAGACCCCATGCCTGATAACACGGCTTCCAATTGATTTAGCAAGGAATCGGCCCACGGCCCCCATAATTGCAAAAATTCAAGCAGTGTCCCATCCTTATCGAACAAAATGCCCTGGCAGGGAAGCTGCAGACCCTTTATTTGAAGTATGGCCATAACCTTGCCGCCCTCCTGGCAGATGTATTATTGGATACCTTCGAGCCATTCAGTAACCGCCTTTACCGTTTGAGACAACTGCTCTTCGCCCGTAATTTCAGGTTCTCCGTCACCACTCTGGTGCCCGTAGTCACCGAACTGCGAGTGGTTCCCTCCTTCAATTGTGTAGTACACCGTGTCTTCCGGCAGATAGGCGCGGCCGTTTTGGTATTTGGTCGCATTGACGACTTCGTCATTGGTACCCAATATGGATAGCGCCTGAATCCCCAATGACTTCACGCTGCCTTTTTGATCCGGATAGGACGCCAGGAAAAAGATACCTTGAAGCGCGCCCGGATGGGATGCTGCATAACGTGCAGCCATGGAGCCACCCAATGAGTGTCCACCCATGACGAATGATTCGTCCGGATAAGCATTACGAATATCATCTGCCAGATTTTGTTTCAGTACTGCCAGATTGACCGGCATTTTGGCAATGATGGTATGGTGTCCGGCTTCAGCCAACTCGTGAGCCAGAGGAGCGTAGCTTTCCGGTTTCACCAAACCGCCTGGATAGAAAATAACACTAATCCCTTCAGGTTTGTCTGGCATAAAATCAATCCAGTTTTCCTGTTCACTCACCGTAACCTGTTCCGCTGTTTCCATAGCCTTCTGGGCCATTTCCTGCGGTCCGTACGGGGTAAATAGCTTCCAGGCAACAAACCCGCAGCCAATGACAATGAGCGCCAGAAGTACGAGCAGAAATTTTCCGATGCCCCTCTTCTTGCGCCCTGTATTATACCGGTTCCTCAACTTCAATCACCTTTCTTCACTTACCGCAGGTGCTGCGGCTCTTGGGGAAAAAGAGCAAGGCTGAACCTGCTCATATTCCCCGCCTTGCCTCTATTCCGCTTTCGCCTTACGGTAAGCATCCATATATTGTTCCGCCTTGCGGCGAACATGACTTAAATCCCCTGTTTTCATCGCTTCGGAAGTCAGGTCGGACCCGATTCCCACAGCTACGGCCCCTCCCTTGATCCAATCACCCAGATTGGACAAGGATACCCCGCCGGTAGGCATAAAATTCGCTTGAGGCATAGGCCCCTTCATCGTCTTGATAATGGATGGATCATACAGATTGCCTGGGAACAGCTTCACGATGTCCACACCAAGCTCAAGCGCACGTTGAACATCGGCAATGGTCATCACGCCAGGCAGGATCGGAATTCGATAGAGATTGCAGATCTGTACGGTATCCGGATTCAGCGATGGTCCGACAACAAACTCAGCACCTGACATAATTGCAGCTCTTGCTGTCTGGGGCTCAAGCACTGTACCTGCTCCTATTATCGCAAACTTTTCGGGATCCTGTGTGTTCCAATGGTAGACACGGCTCAGTTTCTCGATGGCTTTGAGTGCACTGGGAACCGTCATCGTAATTTCAATCACTTTGATTCCACCGGCAATGGCTTGCTCGGCCATGGCAATGACCTGATCGGCAGAGTCGGCCCGAAGCACGGCGACTACCCCGTTATCCGTTATTTTTTGCAGCAGCTGAAGCTTCTTCATTTCATTCTCTCCCTTATCAATGTGGTTGTTTATTACAAGCCTTACAATTGAAGAACGAAGATGAGACTTACATGATATCAGCAGCGACTAGCGCTCAACATGGGTTACGTTGTTCAGCTTGGCCTCGACTTGCTCCCACGTCGGAAGCGCCTCCCAATCGCCAACGGCCTGTATGACCATGGAGCCCGTTAAGTTCCCGAGCCGGGTAGCTTCCTCCGGAGAGTATCCTTTGAGCAGGCCTGCTAGGAAACCTGCACAAAATCCATCTCCCGCGCCAACCGTATCCAGCACATGATCCGCCTTGAAGTACGGAACTTCCGTTAGGGTACCATTCACCAATACATAGGTCAAATCCGGTCCGCCTTTTACGATGGAGACGGCATTCAGAGCTGACAAACGCTCAAATATCTTCTGCTCATCCTGTTCGTTATACAGAAGCTTCATCTCGTCCAGACCTGGCAAAAAGTAGTCAGCCTGCTCTGCCAGACGAAGCAAAACCGGACGAGCCTGCTCTGCTGACCAGAGTTTGAGACGCAGATTCGGATCAAAACTTACTTTTACACCAGCCTGTTTGGCTATATGTATGGCAGCTTCTACCGTTGACAAACCCGAAGGGCTTATAGCGGCAGTAATACCTGTAACGTGCAAAATCTCAGCCCCGGCAATATAGTCCGGATCAAGATCATCCGGAGTCATCGCACTTGCAGCGGATAGTTTCCTATAATAATGTACAGAGGATTTACCGGAAGCGTTCTCACGAATCATCAGACCTGTCGGTTCCGCGTCACTCAAGCGTGCTCTGGATACATCTACACCTTCACCACGAATTGCTTTTAAGATCATGGTGCCGATGGGATCCTGACCCAAGCGCCCAAACCAACCACTTGTATGGCCCAGACGGGACACACCGATGGCCAGATTGCTCTCTGCGCCGCCAAACGACTTGTCCAATGAAGCCGCGTATTCAAGACCTCTTGTATCCTTGGCTGTCAGCAGACCCATACTTTCACCGAATGTAACAATTTCAGGACTTTGGCGGGTATTCGTTGACATCGTTTCTTAGCCTCCTTAAATTTACAATTCCTCATCTTCTTTTCCCATTGTCATCCTCTATGCAACCGTTGTCAATCCCGCCCGTTCATTTTGTTGTCACAGCTCCGGGAAAGGATAACGCTTTCTATTGTGAATTATATCACAATGATTACTTCTTATCCGTATTACCCTTATGAAAGATACAGATGGCCTCGAGCGTGAGGTCAACAGGAGGGTTACAACATGAACAACCGGACTGGAATCCGTGGTGATCAGGAATCATTTTTTTATAACTTGCGCTTTATGCTTATAGTCTGTGTACTCGTTGGAAATGCGCTTGAACCACTCATTACACGCTTTGCGGGAGCAGAGGCTCTGTTCCTGTGGATATATACATTTCATATGCCGTTATTCGTATGGGTTACCGGATATTTCGCCAGACATGCTCCTCAGGGTGCACCCGGACGCAAAGTGCTTAAACAAATTGCGCTTCAATACGTTCTGTTTCAATCGTTATACGCTCTAATGGATGTTACGGTGTTCCACACTCCTCATATGAAACTGTCCTTTTTTGCTCCTTATCTGCTGCTGTGGTTTCTGGCCAGCCACTTCTGCTGGAGGCTTCTGCTCAGAGCTACCTTATCGTGGAAGCCGATCTATCGGCTCATTGCCTCCGTTCTGCTGGGAGTCGTGGCGGGTTACCTGCCTGTGGACGGATTCTGGCTCAGCTTCAGCCGAACGTTTGTATTTCTCCCTTTCTTCATGATCGGTTATGACTATGGAGCGTCCATCCGTTCTTATGTGCGAACTGGCTGGGGGCGTCATGCCGCCGCAATATTATCTGCTGGTCTTTTGATATGGATAGGTTTGGGAGGACTTCAGATCTCCACAGGCTGGTTAATGGGCAGCATGACTTATGCTGAACTCGGTCACCATGAGTGGTATGCCGGAATCTATCGTCTTGCAATTTATGCCCTTGAAATGATCTCGGGAGCTCTATTTCTGGCCTGGGTGCCTTCTCTTACATCCAGATTGACCGATATGGGACGGCGTACACTTTATGTATTTCTCCTGCACGGATTTCTCGTTCGCCTTCTGATCTGGTCAGGCGTTTATAATTATATCGAAAGCGGATTATACATTCCCGTGATCGTTGCCATTGCCGTAATGTTTGCTGTACTATTGGCCCAGCCTGCAGTACGTCATGCCTTTCGGCCCGTAATCGAACCGGATATCTCCCGGTTTTCCCTGCATCGCCGTGAAATATTCAAACGTTCTGCGTGAATGCTCATCTGTCCCTTGTTCATTACTCTCTATCGTAACGGCTTGTTTCATGCTGGAAGCAACGTGGTAAGTAGGGATACGCGCTACAAAAAACAACTTATCCCTTAAGGAGTGATTTGTAATGGCACGTTCACAGGCAGCTGGACAAAAGATGAGTCGCGAGGAAGCAGGCCGATTGGGTGGCAGAGCCACTTCCAAAAATCATGACCGCAGCTTTTACCAAATGATAGGCAAAAAAGGTGGAGAAGCGACCTCCGATGCTCATGATTCCGATTTTTACAAGGAGATTGGCCGCAAAGGTGGCGAAGCAACCTCCGAAACGCATACCAAAGAATTCTATCGTGAGATCGGACGCAAAGGCGGAAGCAACTAGCCTTTTGCACCGAATCCTATCCGAATAATAACAAAACGTCATATTGCTGTTAAGAAAGCCGAACTCCATGGAAATGAGAGACGGCTTCTTTCTATTGATTGTAGAAATATGACGACGGTTGTGATAGACTCTATAAAAAACCGGGTTGTTCACGGGTTTAAAGCAGCAAAGAACTTCATAAACTACGGGAAGCTCGAAGCCGACCACGTCGGTTATTTTTTAGAGTACGGATGAAATTAAACGACAGATGCACTGCCATTTATATTTCCATTCATGTTGCTCAATATTATATATTTGGGGGGAAATACACCATGTCAGCCAAGAAGATGCGTTCCGATATGATCAAAAAGGGTTTTGACCGTGCACCGCACCGGAGTTTGCTCCGCGCAGCGGGCGTTAAAGAAGAGGACTTTGGCAAGCCGTTTATCGCTGTATGTAACTCTTACATTGATATCGTGCCCGGCCACGTTCACCTGCAGGAATTCGGTAAAATTGTTAAGGATGCCATCCGTGAAGCCGGCGGTGTTCCATTCGAATTCAACACGATCGGCGTAGACGATGGAATTGCCATGGGACATATCGGCATGCGTTACTCGCTGCCAAGCCGTGATATCATTGCCGATTCTGTTGAAACGGTTGTATCCGCGCACTGGTTCGACGGCATGGTCTGTATCCCGAACTGTGATAAAATCACGCCAGGCATGATGATGGGTGCACTCCGCTGCAATATCCCTACTGTATTTGTAAGTGGTGGTCCAATGAAAGCAGGTCGTGACAGCAATGGTAAGGCCCTGTCCCTGACTTCCGTATTTGAAGGCGTAGGTGCATTCCAGGCTGGTAAAATCGACGATAAGAGCTTGCTTGAGCTTGAACAGTTCGGTTGCCCAACTTGTGGTTCTTGCTCCGGTATGTTCACAGCGAACTCAATGAACTGTCTGGCTGAAGCAATGGGACTGGCTATGCCAGGTAACGGTACCATTTTGGCAGTAGCTCCTGAGCGTCGTGATTTTGTTAGACAATCCGCGAAACAATTGATGGAACTCATCAAAATGGATCTGAAACCACGCGATATCGTTACGGTTGAAGCGATCGACAACGCCTTCGCACTGGACATGGCTATGGGTGGTTCAACCAACACTGTACTGCACACTTTGGCTCTTGCTCATGAAGCAGGCATCGATTATCCAATCGAGCGCATCAATGAAGTGGCTAACCGCGTACCTCACCTGGCGAAGCTTGCACCAGCATCCGACCTGCACATCGAAGATGTACACAATGCCGGCGGCGTAAGTGCAGTTCTGAACGAATTGCTGAAGAAACCAGGCGCGATCCACGCTGACTGTATTACCGTAACCGGTAAAACGATCCGTGAGAACGTAGAGGGACAAGAGATTCAGGATACGAATGTTATCCACAAGCTGGATAACCCGCATTCCGAAAGAGGTGGCCTTGCGGTATTGTTTGGTAACCTTGCACCGGAAGGCGCGATTATCAAAGTCGGTGCGGTTGATGCTTCGGTTGGCGGTTACCACAAAGGACCTGCAATCTGCTTCGATTCACAGGAAGAAGCACTCGAAGGCATCGCGAACGGCAAAGTAAAAGAAGGACACGTTGTCGTTATCCGTTACGAAGGACCAAAAGGCGGACCAGGTATGCCTGAGATGCTTGCTCCTACTTCCCAGATCGTAGGTATGGGACTTGGTGCCAAAGTCGGTCTGATCACAGACGGACGTTTCTCTGGTGCATCCCGGGGTATCAGTATCGGCCACATCTCTCCGGAAGCAGCAGAAGGCGGTCCAATCGCTTTTGTTGAAGAAGGCGATATCATTGAGCTGGATCTGAACAACCGCATCATCGAGCTGCACATCAGCGATGAAGAGTTCGAACGTCGCCGTGCAGGTTGGAAAGGCTTCGAGCCAAAAGTAAAAACAGGCTTGCTGGCTCGCTATTCCAAACTCGTTACCAACGCAAGTAACGGTGGGGTTTTGAAAATTTAATCTTTTGCCATTTATAATTGTTTTGCTATCTGATGCAAAATACCAAATAAAAAGGGTTGCTCCTCTGCCAGTGATGGCAAGGGAGCAACCCTTTTTGCAGTGATTTACATGCAAACGAATTAGATATGAATAATACCTTCTAGTTTATTAAACCGTTGGTGTGTTGTTCAGCTCGGCACCGGCCAGTACTTCCGCTTCAGTCTCCACCAGATCAGATTGCATCTGTTCCGTTGTTGCAGCTACAAGGGCATGTTGTCCGTAACGCTCCATTAATGCCTCCAGCGGCATAGCAATCATTTTCGGAACCAATTGCTCGGAACGCTGTTTCAGACGCTTGGTTCCTGAAGGATGAATTACGCTGAGCAATAGTTTAAGATACACCTTGGAAGCCGAACTGAAAGGTCCAGGCGGCAGATCCTTAACGGTGAATCCGAAT contains:
- a CDS encoding NAD-dependent protein deacylase — encoded protein: MNGVEQLASWIQESSNIVFFGGAGTSTESGIPDFRSAAGLYQTEQHSPYPPEELLSRHFFDQHADIFYDFYRGKMLHPDAEPNGCHKLLARLEQEGRLKAVITQNIDGLHQKAGSTNVLELHGSVHRNACMDCGRFYPLDDIIRSKDAVPRCTACHGVIKPDVVLYEEELDQNTLYQSVDAISSADLLLVGGTSLTVHPAAQLITYFRGKHTVLLNATPTAYDRQADLLITEPIGEVMIKVDQLLG
- a CDS encoding sugar kinase, whose protein sequence is MSTNTRQSPEIVTFGESMGLLTAKDTRGLEYAASLDKSFGGAESNLAIGVSRLGHTSGWFGRLGQDPIGTMILKAIRGEGVDVSRARLSDAEPTGLMIRENASGKSSVHYYRKLSAASAMTPDDLDPDYIAGAEILHVTGITAAISPSGLSTVEAAIHIAKQAGVKVSFDPNLRLKLWSAEQARPVLLRLAEQADYFLPGLDEMKLLYNEQDEQKIFERLSALNAVSIVKGGPDLTYVLVNGTLTEVPYFKADHVLDTVGAGDGFCAGFLAGLLKGYSPEEATRLGNLTGSMVIQAVGDWEALPTWEQVEAKLNNVTHVER
- a CDS encoding galactokinase, which translates into the protein MNIHELKQKFIEKYGESEADLRVFHAPGRVNLIGEHIDYNGGYVLPAALEFGTTLVIRERKDDKLQLASTNMSYEGVLDTSSIGKEKTGEWTDYPVGVMVELQAKGLKVTKGYDFLYHGEIPNGAGLSSSASLEVLTGYAIQSMGGVSEIDTVQLSLLSQKAENEFVGVNCGIMDQFAVANGAEDHAILLMCDTLEYEKVPFRTGSYKLVIGNTNKRRGLVDSAYNERRSQCEQALAILKEQLPALDYLAQLTPEQFVTLQDHIKDEKVRQRAEHVVEENARVLASVEALRNNDLETFGKLMNASHESLRYLYEVSCEELDVMVEEAQRIPGTLGARMTGAGFGGCTVSLVHEDDVERFVREVGAAYEARTSLKGDFYVCGVGDGVKELKEAK
- the mgrA gene encoding L-glyceraldehyde 3-phosphate reductase; its protein translation is MVYLASDTRYETMKYNRVGRSGLKLPAISLGLWHNFGGINNAENGRNMITRSFDLGITHFDLANNYGPPAGSAEQLFGQVLAQDLKPYRDELVISTKAGYYMWPGPYGEWGSRKYLVSSLNQSLKRMGLDYVDIFYSHRYDPETPLEETMMALDHIVRSGKALYVGISNYPAEQTREAAEILKGLGTPLLIHQPKYSMLDRWIEDGLQDVLDEYGAGSIAFCPLAQGVLTNKYLNGIPEDSRAKGPSVFLNENNISPETLRKVRALNQIAAARGQSLAQFALAWVLRSGRVTSALIGASLTSQIEENVAALNQLDFSSEELERIESILSPEPHDK
- a CDS encoding bifunctional 2-keto-4-hydroxyglutarate aldolase/2-keto-3-deoxy-6-phosphogluconate aldolase: MKKLQLLQKITDNGVVAVLRADSADQVIAMAEQAIAGGIKVIEITMTVPSALKAIEKLSRVYHWNTQDPEKFAIIGAGTVLEPQTARAAIMSGAEFVVGPSLNPDTVQICNLYRIPILPGVMTIADVQRALELGVDIVKLFPGNLYDPSIIKTMKGPMPQANFMPTGGVSLSNLGDWIKGGAVAVGIGSDLTSEAMKTGDLSHVRRKAEQYMDAYRKAKAE
- a CDS encoding AraC family transcriptional regulator; amino-acid sequence: MIDQHKEHSAVDPIKNIQESSGKSGAKTYSVASNPVYYEKGPLHVLFAGASQTLPGHALGPKLYDYYLLHYVEKGAGTFRTELHTYELSAGDCFLIHPGQLVSYQSDARRPWEYRWMAYTGSQAGKHTEEAGFRPEKSVFHAGPSCGIADWLSVMQNAFAERKESSHFTSIGTLYMILAEAQNHLSQGQTLIPGESSIRRTVKQMIQYMSTQYAHPVSIEQMSASLGYNRAYLSRIFKQETGLSPVTYLLKLRIDKSRQLLRERPDLSIEQVSASVGMPDALYFSKQFKRFHGEAPTLYRENILSRPPASRPGMTQPNK
- a CDS encoding HAD family hydrolase gives rise to the protein MAILQIKGLQLPCQGILFDKDGTLLEFLQLWGPWADSLLNQLEAVLSGMGSGFTVERGRVLGTVHDREGHIIDYDRQGPLAIATVDESTGLLAGQLYAAGMPWNDAITTVRELSNSAMQEVRSKRQAEPMPGLVSFLESCRAASIKVAVVTSDSTSAAEEHLEWMGIRSFFTSIVGCDRVTLGKPNGETAKLACHELHIHPNQAIVIGDSNGDMQMGLNAGVSHVIGVCPPGKEAVHLQDADVVIGDYHEIRVSPDGA
- the ilvD gene encoding dihydroxy-acid dehydratase, with the translated sequence MSAKKMRSDMIKKGFDRAPHRSLLRAAGVKEEDFGKPFIAVCNSYIDIVPGHVHLQEFGKIVKDAIREAGGVPFEFNTIGVDDGIAMGHIGMRYSLPSRDIIADSVETVVSAHWFDGMVCIPNCDKITPGMMMGALRCNIPTVFVSGGPMKAGRDSNGKALSLTSVFEGVGAFQAGKIDDKSLLELEQFGCPTCGSCSGMFTANSMNCLAEAMGLAMPGNGTILAVAPERRDFVRQSAKQLMELIKMDLKPRDIVTVEAIDNAFALDMAMGGSTNTVLHTLALAHEAGIDYPIERINEVANRVPHLAKLAPASDLHIEDVHNAGGVSAVLNELLKKPGAIHADCITVTGKTIRENVEGQEIQDTNVIHKLDNPHSERGGLAVLFGNLAPEGAIIKVGAVDASVGGYHKGPAICFDSQEEALEGIANGKVKEGHVVVIRYEGPKGGPGMPEMLAPTSQIVGMGLGAKVGLITDGRFSGASRGISIGHISPEAAEGGPIAFVEEGDIIELDLNNRIIELHISDEEFERRRAGWKGFEPKVKTGLLARYSKLVTNASNGGVLKI
- a CDS encoding alpha/beta fold hydrolase; translated protein: MRNRYNTGRKKRGIGKFLLVLLALIVIGCGFVAWKLFTPYGPQEMAQKAMETAEQVTVSEQENWIDFMPDKPEGISVIFYPGGLVKPESYAPLAHELAEAGHHTIIAKMPVNLAVLKQNLADDIRNAYPDESFVMGGHSLGGSMAARYAASHPGALQGIFFLASYPDQKGSVKSLGIQALSILGTNDEVVNATKYQNGRAYLPEDTVYYTIEGGNHSQFGDYGHQSGDGEPEITGEEQLSQTVKAVTEWLEGIQ
- a CDS encoding acyltransferase family protein, whose product is MNNRTGIRGDQESFFYNLRFMLIVCVLVGNALEPLITRFAGAEALFLWIYTFHMPLFVWVTGYFARHAPQGAPGRKVLKQIALQYVLFQSLYALMDVTVFHTPHMKLSFFAPYLLLWFLASHFCWRLLLRATLSWKPIYRLIASVLLGVVAGYLPVDGFWLSFSRTFVFLPFFMIGYDYGASIRSYVRTGWGRHAAAILSAGLLIWIGLGGLQISTGWLMGSMTYAELGHHEWYAGIYRLAIYALEMISGALFLAWVPSLTSRLTDMGRRTLYVFLLHGFLVRLLIWSGVYNYIESGLYIPVIVAIAVMFAVLLAQPAVRHAFRPVIEPDISRFSLHRREIFKRSA